The following are from one region of the Gloeomargarita lithophora Alchichica-D10 genome:
- a CDS encoding AEC family transporter, with protein MESLAQVYTPLILWTGAGLLTQRWLPELFPQVLGRTLYWVGVPVQIFALVRHTDFQGLVWVVPLLTLAVLGVNLGVTWGGLRWWPQKLTVPQRGSMVLAGTLVNTGFIGLGVVPGLVNPQVWGWVVSYSLTNNLLGTYGIGVLVAGYFGAQQTPTGYDWKKVLLVPTLWAFGASYLCRSLPFPGWLERGLDQAVLVVISAAFVLTGWRLYQLGFQGEWRLAGLATLVRIVVMPLLVGLGLTLLGVSGEQRLALVLMAGMPTAMATLILAEEHQLNRDIMTATIALSTLGILLLIPLWLWWFA; from the coding sequence ATGGAATCCCTGGCGCAGGTTTATACCCCATTAATTCTCTGGACTGGTGCTGGCTTGCTCACCCAACGCTGGTTACCCGAACTATTTCCCCAGGTGTTGGGGCGTACCCTGTACTGGGTGGGGGTGCCGGTGCAGATTTTTGCCCTGGTGCGGCACACGGATTTTCAGGGGTTGGTGTGGGTGGTACCCCTGCTGACCTTGGCCGTATTGGGCGTGAATCTGGGGGTGACCTGGGGGGGACTGCGCTGGTGGCCGCAAAAATTGACCGTGCCCCAACGGGGCAGTATGGTGCTGGCGGGCACCCTGGTCAATACGGGGTTTATTGGCCTGGGGGTGGTGCCGGGGCTGGTGAACCCCCAGGTGTGGGGCTGGGTGGTCAGCTATAGTTTGACCAATAATTTGCTGGGCACCTACGGGATTGGCGTGCTGGTGGCGGGTTATTTTGGGGCGCAACAGACCCCCACGGGTTATGACTGGAAAAAAGTCCTGCTGGTGCCGACTTTGTGGGCGTTTGGGGCGAGTTATCTCTGCCGTTCGCTCCCCTTTCCGGGCTGGCTGGAGCGGGGTCTGGATCAGGCCGTGCTGGTCGTAATCAGTGCCGCTTTTGTGCTAACGGGATGGCGGTTGTATCAACTGGGATTCCAGGGGGAATGGCGTTTGGCGGGACTGGCGACCCTGGTGCGGATTGTGGTCATGCCCCTGCTGGTGGGCTTGGGATTAACCCTGTTGGGCGTGTCCGGGGAGCAACGGTTGGCCTTGGTATTGATGGCGGGGATGCCCACGGCGATGGCGACCTTGATTTTGGCGGAAGAACATCAGTTAAATCGGGACATTATGACCGCCACGATTGCCCTTTCCACCCTGGGGATTTTGTTGCTAATTCCCCTGTGGTTGTGGTGGTTTGCCTAA